The sequence TTGGCCGCGCGCAGGCTGAGCGGCGCCCGGTCGGCGAGGCCGCGGGCGTAATCCAGCGCCGCCGGCTCGGCCGCATCGTCCGGCAGCACCCGGTCGACCAGCCCGATGGCCAGCGCCTCGGCGGCGTCGAGCAGGCGGCCCGAGAACAGCATGTCCTTGGCCCGGGCGGGCCCGACCGTCGCCACCAGCCGCCGCGTGTCGGCGAAGCCGTAGGCCAGACCGAGCCGCGCCGGGGTGATGCCGAGTCGCGCCGTGGCGCCGGCGAAGCGCAAATCGCAGGCCAGCGCCAGGCCGCAGCCGCCGCCGACGCACAGGCCGCGGACCAGGGCGATGCTCGGCCGGTCCAGGGCCTCGACCGCGGCCAGTCCGGCCCGGACCGCGGCGTTGTACTGCGCGGTCGAGTCGGCGTCGGCGAAGACCGCGCCGAATTCGGCGATGTCGGCCCCGGCCGAGAAGGCCTGGCTGCCTTCCCCTTCGACGATCACCGCCGCGACCTCGGGATCGGCATCGATCTCGCGGCACAGCTCCGGCAGCGCCCGCCACATCGCGGCATCGATGGCGTTGTGACGCGCCGGCCGCTGCAACCGCAGCCGCGCCAGCCTGCCGTCGCGGAACCATCGGATCGGGGTCTCGGTCATCGCATCCTCGGCTGAGAGCGGCCGAGTGTGTCACCGCCCGGCAGGGCGCGGCAATGCCGGCGGAGGCCGGACCGCGGCCTAGGTCGTTCCGCAGATCGCGAAGGCACTCACGGTCGCGTTCGCATTGGCGTAGCCGAGGATACGCCAGGCATTGTCTTCGGGCTGGCTGCGATAGATCACGATGACGGGGATCGCCACCGTTCCGATGCCGACGGCACCCGTGTTGTACTGGATCACGCCGACGCCAGGGTTGCTGTTGAACCCGCCGCCGAGGAGGACCGAGCCGGGGACGTCGCAGGGCACCGTGATGTCGACGGTGCTTCCGGCCGACACCTGCCGATCCACGCGGATCTGCTTGTAGCCGGCGCCCCATGCCCAGCCGGGCACGACGGCCAGGATCGCGAGCGCCGGCCCGACCCCCCTGAAGATCCTGAGCATGTCCGCCCCCTCTCCACGCCGGGGCGAGGATAGAGCAGGCTTCTTTACAGCCGATATCGCGGCACGACCGGCTGCGGTCCCCGCGTTGACATCCTGGGCAGATTAGCGAGAATGAACGTTCATTCTCACGAATCGAGCCATGTCCGAGCCCATCACCGACCTCCTGTCCCGCCGCGAGGGAAAGCGCCGCCGCATTCTGGAGGCGGCGGCCGACTGCTTCGCCCGGCGCGGCTTCCACGGCACCGGCATGGCCGAGATCTGCGAGGCGGCGGGGATGAGCGCCGGCAATCTCTACCGCTACTTCCGGAACAAGGAGGCGATGATCGCCGCCCTGGTCGATGCCGAGCGCGAGGAGACGGCGGCGCTGTTCCGCGAGGTGGCGGACAGCGACGACCCGCTGGCCGCGATCATCGCCCTCCTGGAGCGCTTCCTGACCCTGACCACCGACGCCGCCGGGCACCGGCTGTGGCTGGAGATCCTGTCGGAGGGCGCGCGCAACCCGCAGATCCAGGCGGTGCTGGACCGCAGCGACGCCGAGGTCCGGCCGGCGTTGGCGCATCTGGTCGGCCGCGCCGCCGCCTGCGGCCAGGCCGATCCGGCCCTCGACCCCGACCAGGCGGCGATCTGGCTGCTCATGCTGATCGACGGCTTCAGCGCCCGGGTGGCGACCGACCCGGATTTCGACATCGCCGCCGGCATCGCCGCCCTGCCCGGCATGGTCCGCCGCTACCTGGCCCCCGGAGCCTGACCATGAGCAGACCCGTGAACCGCTGGGCGATCCTGCCCGTGGTCTCGGTCGCCCTGCTGCTGGTGGCGATCGACGCCACGGTGCTGCACATCGCCGTGCCGACCCTGACCCTCGCCCTGGCGCCGAGCGCGCCGCAGCTCTTGTGGATCATCGACATCTATCCGCTGCTGATGGCCGGGCTGCTGCCTGCCGCCGGCACGCTGGGCGACCGGATCGGGCACAAGCGGATGCTGCTGCTGGGGCTGGCCCTGTTCGGCCTCGCCTCGGCCGCCTGCGCCTTCGCCCCCGGCCCGGAATGGCTGATCGCCGGCCGCGCCTTCCTGGCCTTCGGCGGGGCGATGATGATGCCCGCCACCCTGTCGATCCTGCGCCTGGCCTTCGACGATCCGCGCGAGCGGGCGATCGCGATCGGCATCTGGTCGTCGGTCGCGTCCGGCGGCGCCGCCTTCGGCCCGGTGGTCGGCGGCGCCCTGCTGGAGCATTCCCATTGGGGCGCCGTGTTCCTGATCAACGTGCCGATCGTCCTGGCGGCATTGCCCTTCGCCGCCTGGCTGCTGCCCGGCCGGCGCGAGAGCGAGCAGCACCCGTGGGACCTGCCCGGCCTGCTGATGGCGATGGCCGGGATCATCGCCGTGGTCTATGCGGTGAAGCAGACCACCCATGCCGGCGCCGACCCGTGGGCGGCGATCGCGATCGGGCTGGCCGGCGCCGCGCTGGTCGCCGCCTTCCTGCGCCGCCAGGCCCGGGCGGCGGCGCCGATGATCGACCTGTCCCTGTTCCGCGACCTGGGCATCGCGGTCGCCCTGGCCGGGGCGATGGTGGCGATGATCATCATCGTCGGCTTCGAGCTGCTGTTGAGCCAGCAGCTGCAGCTGGTGCTGGGCCTGTCGCCGCTGCAGGCCGGCCTCAGGCTGGCGCCGGTGCCGCTGGCATCGTTCCTGGCCTCGCCGCTGGCCGGCGGGCTGGTGCACCGCTTCGGCTTCCGCGCCACCCTGGCCGGCGCCCTGGGCCTGTCCGCCACCGGCTTCGTCGGCATCGCCCTGCTGCCGCCGGGATCG comes from Inquilinus sp. Marseille-Q2685 and encodes:
- a CDS encoding MFS transporter encodes the protein MSRPVNRWAILPVVSVALLLVAIDATVLHIAVPTLTLALAPSAPQLLWIIDIYPLLMAGLLPAAGTLGDRIGHKRMLLLGLALFGLASAACAFAPGPEWLIAGRAFLAFGGAMMMPATLSILRLAFDDPRERAIAIGIWSSVASGGAAFGPVVGGALLEHSHWGAVFLINVPIVLAALPFAAWLLPGRRESEQHPWDLPGLLMAMAGIIAVVYAVKQTTHAGADPWAAIAIGLAGAALVAAFLRRQARAAAPMIDLSLFRDLGIAVALAGAMVAMIIIVGFELLLSQQLQLVLGLSPLQAGLRLAPVPLASFLASPLAGGLVHRFGFRATLAGALGLSATGFVGIALLPPGSVSAATIASFAAIGAGVGAAMTAASTTVMNSAPAHQAGAVASVEEVAYELGGGLGVALFGSLMAVLYQRLLVLPPLLEKAAPAARRSIGEALLAAETLAAPEAGTVTAAARAAFSATYQGVSWVAAGLLAVTAVTALIVLARRRAAAQAG
- a CDS encoding TetR/AcrR family transcriptional regulator, giving the protein MSEPITDLLSRREGKRRRILEAAADCFARRGFHGTGMAEICEAAGMSAGNLYRYFRNKEAMIAALVDAEREETAALFREVADSDDPLAAIIALLERFLTLTTDAAGHRLWLEILSEGARNPQIQAVLDRSDAEVRPALAHLVGRAAACGQADPALDPDQAAIWLLMLIDGFSARVATDPDFDIAAGIAALPGMVRRYLAPGA
- a CDS encoding enoyl-CoA hydratase-related protein encodes the protein MTETPIRWFRDGRLARLRLQRPARHNAIDAAMWRALPELCREIDADPEVAAVIVEGEGSQAFSAGADIAEFGAVFADADSTAQYNAAVRAGLAAVEALDRPSIALVRGLCVGGGCGLALACDLRFAGATARLGITPARLGLAYGFADTRRLVATVGPARAKDMLFSGRLLDAAEALAIGLVDRVLPDDAAEPAALDYARGLADRAPLSLRAAKRMIEAVMAGADSDTAETAALFEAAYRSADFREGQAAFAERRPPRFRGV